In the genome of Vicia villosa cultivar HV-30 ecotype Madison, WI linkage group LG7, Vvil1.0, whole genome shotgun sequence, one region contains:
- the LOC131620059 gene encoding uncharacterized protein LOC131620059, with product MASFKSRKGRISSSKGIADTASWYCAIVLVALILVCIFRESSMLHQNHESNFVLYKRPYCDEIYVVGEGETLHTISDKCDDPFIVENNPHIHDPDDVFPGLVIQITPSSRHHN from the coding sequence ATGGCTTCCTTCAAGTCAAGAAAGGGACGAATCTCAAGTTCAAAAGGCATAGCTGATACAGCTTCATGGTATTGCGCTATTGTTCTTGTAGCACTTATACTTGTATGCATATTTCGAGAGAGCTCTATGCTTCATCAAAATCACGAGAGCAACTTCGTATTGTACAAACGACCATATTGTGATGAAATCTATGTGGTTGGTGAAGGTGAGACACTTCATACAATTAGTGATAAGTGTGATGACCCTTTTATTGTTGAGAATAATCCTCATATTCATGACCCTGATGATGTGTTTCCTGGCTTAGTTATCCAGATTACACCTTCTTCACGTCATCATAACTAG